One window from the genome of Apus apus isolate bApuApu2 chromosome 12, bApuApu2.pri.cur, whole genome shotgun sequence encodes:
- the SASH3 gene encoding SAM and SH3 domain-containing protein 3 isoform X3 → MLRRKPSNAGEKEPGHRKLSLQRSSSFKDFAKSKVSSPVPSEKEFNLEENIPEDVCSSPGPDDAARSSGMKLSKKWRAVISRTMNRKMGRMAVKALAEGKGDMEEEGSPCPLSPASSIEEPSHEKVSLSYLEMEEEGHPPLSRQLSSSEVSSPGAGGSSLRLEESGPAYTGPFCGRARVHTDFTPSPYDRDSLKLRKGDIIGIIEKPPMGTWTGLLNNRVGSFKFIYVDVIPEEPLPARKSRGSSKSKRLKPKTLHELLERINLQEHTSTLLLNGYQTLEDFKELRETHLNELNITDPQHRAKLLTAAELLLDYDTASEPEEGDGSEAQPSPLEPKGDIPRDSGCFEGSETLDSSRDEAELGGPKEQLQDLSLPESS, encoded by the exons ATGCTGCGCCGCAAGCCCTCCAATGCTGGTGAGAAGGAGCCGGGACACAGAAAG CTTTCCCTCCAGCGTTCCAGCAGCTTCAAGGACTTCGCCAAGTCCAAAGTCAGCTCCCCTGTGCCAAGCGAGAAGGAGTTCAACCTGGAGGAGAAC ATCCCTGAGGATGtgtgcagcagccctggccctgACGATGCTGCCCGGAGCAGCGGGATGAAGCTGAGCAAGAAGTGGCGAGCTGTCATCTCCCGCACCATGAACCGCAAGATGGGCAGGATGGCCGTGAAAGCCCTGGCTGAGGGGAAG GGAGACATGGAGGAGGAGGGGTCCCCgtgtcccctgtccccagccagcagcataGAGGAGCCGAGCCACgagaaggtgtccctgtcttACCTGGAGATGGAGGAAGAGGGACACCCCCCGCTCAGCCGCCAGCTGTCCA GCAGCGAGGTGTCCAGCCCCGGCGCCGGGGGCAGCAGCCTGCGGCTGGAGGAGAGCGGCCCCGCCTACACCGGCCCCTTCTGCGGGCGCGCCCGCGTCCACACCGACTTCACCCCCAGCCCCTACGACAGGGACTCGCTCAAGCTGCGG AAAGGAGACATCATCGGCATCATCGAGAAGCCGCCCATGGGCACCTGGACGGGGCTGCTCAACAACAGGGTGGGCTCCTTCAAGTTCATCTATGTGGATGTCATCCCTGAGGAGCCTCTCCCTGCCCGCAAGAGCCGGGGCTCCAGCAAGAGCAAGCGTCTCAAGCCCAAGACCCTCCATGAGCTGCTGGAGCGCATCAACCTGCAG GAGCACACCTCCACCCTGCTGCTGAATGGCTACCAGACCCTGGAGGACTTCAAGGAGCTGCGGGAGACCCACCTCAACGAGCTGAACATCACGGACCCCCAGCACCGCGCCAAGCTGCTGACAGCAGCCGAGCTCCTCCTGGACTATGACA CAGCGAGTGAGCCAGAGGAAGGCGACGGCTCCGAAGCACAGCCCTCACCCTTGGAGCCCAAGGGGGACATTCCCCGGGACTCGGGCTGCTTTGAGGGATCAGAGACCCTAGACAGCAGCCGGGAtgaggctgagctggggggtcccaaggagcagctgcaggatcTCTCCCTGCCAGAGTCCTCCTGA
- the XPNPEP2 gene encoding xaa-Pro aminopeptidase 2 isoform X1, giving the protein MQPLPWVAAWVLLLHGYATSHVPQARTDIRDCSTDPPYLPPTTTNTTGRLAALRDAMRALGLHAYIVPSTDAHMSEYIAERDSRLRWLSGFSGSAGTGVVTQDRAALWTDSRYWTQAERQLDCNWELQRTTWIQSIGLWILQAVPAGGNIGLDPFLFSIDTWNSYSQALQGSGRTLLPTQTNLVDQVWGDQRPPNASGKIYSLPEAFTGSSWQEKVAGIRWQMEQHTRHPTAVLLAGLEETAWLFNLRGDDIPYNPVFYSYTLLTNTDISLFLDDWRLSPEARQSLQAQCPGLLCVELLPYGQAQAHLTHYVQGNVTVWVGTEYTTYGLYSTIPQEKLLEDSYSPVMLAKAVKNTKEQELLRAAHVRDAVAVIQYLVWLEKMVPQGQVDEFLGAQHIDALREAQEHSCGPSFQSISASGLNAALAHYSPSNGSSRVLSVDEMYLLDTGGQYLDGTTDITRTVHWGVPTPLQKEAYTRVLMGNIDLSRLIFPPNTAGRTVESFARRALWDVGLNYGHGTGHGIGNFLSVHEWPVGFQSNNVPLTAGMFTSIEPGYYRDGEFGIRIEDVALVVEAETKHQSGEEPFLTFEVVSLVPYDRNLIDLNLMSLEQIRYLNTYYETIRARVGPELQRQQLQEEHSWLQRSTEPFPLPSAAAATATPGTLALAALLALLPTGLQA; this is encoded by the exons ATGCAGCCCCTGCCGTGGGTCGCAGCCTGGGTGCTCCTGCTCCATG gctATGCCACCAGCCATGTGCCCCAGGCCAGGACTGACATCCGGGACTGCTCCACGGACCCACCG TACCTGCCCCCCACGACCACCAACACGACGGGTCGGCTGGCTGCTCTGCGGGATGCCATGCGAGCCCTCGGCCTCCACGCCTACATCGTGCCCTCCACGGATGCCCACATG AGCGAGTACATCGCCGAGCGGGACTCCCGGCTGCGCTGGCTCAGCGGCTTCAGCGGCTCCGCAG GCACCGGCGTGGTGACACAggacagggctgctctctggaCCGACAGCCGCTACTGGACGCAGGCGGAGCGGCAGCTGGACTGCaactgggagctgcagaggacGA cctggatCCAATCTATCGGGCTGTGGATCCTGCAGGCAGTTCCTGCAGGGGGGAATATTGGCCTGGACCCCTTCCTGTTCTCCATCG ACACCTGGAACAGCTACAGTCAAGCTCTGCAGGGGTCTGGCAGGACCCTGCTCCCCACTCAGACCAACCTTGTGGATCAAGTGTGGGGTGACCAGAGACCCCCCAATGCCTCTGGAAAGATCTACAGCCTTCCAGAAGCGTTCACTG ggagcagctggcaggagaaggTGGCCGGGATCCGGTGGCAGATGGAGCAGCACACACGGCACCCCACGGccgtgctgctggcagggctggaggagactGCCT GGCTCTTCAACCTCCGAGGGGACGACATCCCCTACAACCCCGTCTTCTATTCCTACACCCTGCTGACCAATACTGATATAAG cctcttcCTGGACGACTGGCGCCTTTCTCCAGAGGCACGGCAGTCCCTGCAGGCACAGTGCCCGGGGCTGCTGtgtgtggagctgctgccctaCGGGCAGGCACAAGCCCACCTCACCCACTACGTCCAGGGCAATGTCACGGTCTGGGTGGGCACTGAGTACACCACGTACGGGCTCTACAGCACCATCCCCCAG gagaagctgctggaggacaGCTACTCCCCCGTCATGCTGGCCAAGGCTGTGAAGAACAccaaggagcaggagctgctgcgcGCTGCTCAC GTTCGGGATGCAGTGGCTGTTATCCAATACCTGGTGTGGCTGGAGAAGATGGTCCCACAGGGACAAGTGGACGAGTTTTTGGGAGCCCAGCACATCGATGCCCTCCGCGA gGCCCAGGAGCACAGCTGCGGGCCCAGCTTCCAGTCCATCTCGGCCAGCGGGCTCAACGCAGCACTGGCCCACTACAG CCCCTCCAACGGGAGTAGCCGGGTGCTGTCTGTGGATGAGATGTACCTTCTGGACACCGGAGGCCAGTATCT GGACGGGACAACAGACATCACACGGACAGTGCACTGGGGTGTCCCCACTCCACTCCAGAAG GAAGCCTACACCCGTGTGCTGATGGGCAACATCGACCTGTCCCGCCTCATCTTCCCACCCAACACAGCAG GGAGAACAGTGGAGTCGTTTGCCCGCCGAGCACTCTGGGATGTGGGACTCAACTACGGCCACGGGACTGGCCACGGCATTGGCAACTTCCTCTCAGTCCATGAGT GGCCTGTGGGCTTCCAGTCCAACAACGTGCCTCTGACAGCTGGCATGTTCACCTCCATCG AGCCTGGGTACTACCGGGACGGCGAGTTCGGGATCCGCATTGAGGATGTCGCCCTCGTAGTGGAGGCAGAGACCAAG CACCAGAGTGGGGAGGAGCCCTTCCTGACCTTCGAGGTGGTGTCCCTGGTGCCCTACGACCGCAACCTCATCGACCTCAACCTAATGTCACTGGAACAG ATCCGGTACCTGAACACCTACTATGAGACCATCCGAGCGCGCGTGGGGCCGGAGCTGCAgcggcagcagctgcaggaggagcacagctggctgcagaggagcaccGAGCCCTTCCCGCTGCCCAGCGCCGCCGCTGCCACCGCCACCCCGGGCACGCTGGCCCTTGCtgccctcctggccctgctgcccaccgGGCTGCAGGCCTGA
- the XPNPEP2 gene encoding xaa-Pro aminopeptidase 2 isoform X2, whose amino-acid sequence MQPLPWVAAWVLLLHGYATSHVPQARTDIRDCSTDPPYLPPTTTNTTGRLAALRDAMRALGLHAYIVPSTDAHMSEYIAERDSRLRWLSGFSGSAGTGVVTQDRAALWTDSRYWTQAERQLDCNWELQRTTWIQSIGLWILQAVPAGGNIGLDPFLFSIDTWNSYSQALQGSGRTLLPTQTNLVDQVWGDQRPPNASGKIYSLPEAFTGSSWQEKVAGIRWQMEQHTRHPTAVLLAGLEETAWLFNLRGDDIPYNPVFYSYTLLTNTDISLFLDDWRLSPEARQSLQAQCPGLLCVELLPYGQAQAHLTHYVQGNVTVWVGTEYTTYGLYSTIPQEKLLEDSYSPVMLAKAVKNTKEQELLRAAHVRDAVAVIQYLVWLEKMVPQGQVDEFLGAQHIDALREAQEHSCGPSFQSISASGLNAALAHYSPSNGSSRVLSVDEMYLLDTGGQYLDGTTDITRTVHWGVPTPLQKEAYTRVLMGNIDLSRLIFPPNTAGRTVESFARRALWDVGLNYGHGTGHGIGNFLSVHEWPVGFQSNNVPLTAGMFTSIAPEWGGALPDLRGGVPGALRPQPHRPQPNVTGTDPVPEHLL is encoded by the exons ATGCAGCCCCTGCCGTGGGTCGCAGCCTGGGTGCTCCTGCTCCATG gctATGCCACCAGCCATGTGCCCCAGGCCAGGACTGACATCCGGGACTGCTCCACGGACCCACCG TACCTGCCCCCCACGACCACCAACACGACGGGTCGGCTGGCTGCTCTGCGGGATGCCATGCGAGCCCTCGGCCTCCACGCCTACATCGTGCCCTCCACGGATGCCCACATG AGCGAGTACATCGCCGAGCGGGACTCCCGGCTGCGCTGGCTCAGCGGCTTCAGCGGCTCCGCAG GCACCGGCGTGGTGACACAggacagggctgctctctggaCCGACAGCCGCTACTGGACGCAGGCGGAGCGGCAGCTGGACTGCaactgggagctgcagaggacGA cctggatCCAATCTATCGGGCTGTGGATCCTGCAGGCAGTTCCTGCAGGGGGGAATATTGGCCTGGACCCCTTCCTGTTCTCCATCG ACACCTGGAACAGCTACAGTCAAGCTCTGCAGGGGTCTGGCAGGACCCTGCTCCCCACTCAGACCAACCTTGTGGATCAAGTGTGGGGTGACCAGAGACCCCCCAATGCCTCTGGAAAGATCTACAGCCTTCCAGAAGCGTTCACTG ggagcagctggcaggagaaggTGGCCGGGATCCGGTGGCAGATGGAGCAGCACACACGGCACCCCACGGccgtgctgctggcagggctggaggagactGCCT GGCTCTTCAACCTCCGAGGGGACGACATCCCCTACAACCCCGTCTTCTATTCCTACACCCTGCTGACCAATACTGATATAAG cctcttcCTGGACGACTGGCGCCTTTCTCCAGAGGCACGGCAGTCCCTGCAGGCACAGTGCCCGGGGCTGCTGtgtgtggagctgctgccctaCGGGCAGGCACAAGCCCACCTCACCCACTACGTCCAGGGCAATGTCACGGTCTGGGTGGGCACTGAGTACACCACGTACGGGCTCTACAGCACCATCCCCCAG gagaagctgctggaggacaGCTACTCCCCCGTCATGCTGGCCAAGGCTGTGAAGAACAccaaggagcaggagctgctgcgcGCTGCTCAC GTTCGGGATGCAGTGGCTGTTATCCAATACCTGGTGTGGCTGGAGAAGATGGTCCCACAGGGACAAGTGGACGAGTTTTTGGGAGCCCAGCACATCGATGCCCTCCGCGA gGCCCAGGAGCACAGCTGCGGGCCCAGCTTCCAGTCCATCTCGGCCAGCGGGCTCAACGCAGCACTGGCCCACTACAG CCCCTCCAACGGGAGTAGCCGGGTGCTGTCTGTGGATGAGATGTACCTTCTGGACACCGGAGGCCAGTATCT GGACGGGACAACAGACATCACACGGACAGTGCACTGGGGTGTCCCCACTCCACTCCAGAAG GAAGCCTACACCCGTGTGCTGATGGGCAACATCGACCTGTCCCGCCTCATCTTCCCACCCAACACAGCAG GGAGAACAGTGGAGTCGTTTGCCCGCCGAGCACTCTGGGATGTGGGACTCAACTACGGCCACGGGACTGGCCACGGCATTGGCAACTTCCTCTCAGTCCATGAGT GGCCTGTGGGCTTCCAGTCCAACAACGTGCCTCTGACAGCTGGCATGTTCACCTCCATCG CACCAGAGTGGGGAGGAGCCCTTCCTGACCTTCGAGGTGGTGTCCCTGGTGCCCTACGACCGCAACCTCATCGACCTCAACCTAATGTCACTGGAACAG ATCCGGTACCTGAACACCTACTATGA
- the SASH3 gene encoding SAM and SH3 domain-containing protein 3 isoform X1 — protein sequence MLRRKPSNAGEKEPGHRKLSLQRSSSFKDFAKSKVSSPVPSEKEFNLEENIPEDVCSSPGPDDAARSSGMKLSKKWRAVISRTMNRKMGRMAVKALAEGKGDMEEEGSPCPLSPASSIEEPSHEKVSLSYLEMEEEGHPPLSRQLSSGSEVSSPGAGGSSLRLEESGPAYTGPFCGRARVHTDFTPSPYDRDSLKLRKGDIIGIIEKPPMGTWTGLLNNRVGSFKFIYVDVIPEEPLPARKSRGSSKSKRLKPKTLHELLERINLQEHTSTLLLNGYQTLEDFKELRETHLNELNITDPQHRAKLLTAAELLLDYDTASEPEEGDGSEAQPSPLEPKGDIPRDSGCFEGSETLDSSRDEAELGGPKEQLQDLSLPESS from the exons ATGCTGCGCCGCAAGCCCTCCAATGCTGGTGAGAAGGAGCCGGGACACAGAAAG CTTTCCCTCCAGCGTTCCAGCAGCTTCAAGGACTTCGCCAAGTCCAAAGTCAGCTCCCCTGTGCCAAGCGAGAAGGAGTTCAACCTGGAGGAGAAC ATCCCTGAGGATGtgtgcagcagccctggccctgACGATGCTGCCCGGAGCAGCGGGATGAAGCTGAGCAAGAAGTGGCGAGCTGTCATCTCCCGCACCATGAACCGCAAGATGGGCAGGATGGCCGTGAAAGCCCTGGCTGAGGGGAAG GGAGACATGGAGGAGGAGGGGTCCCCgtgtcccctgtccccagccagcagcataGAGGAGCCGAGCCACgagaaggtgtccctgtcttACCTGGAGATGGAGGAAGAGGGACACCCCCCGCTCAGCCGCCAGCTGTCCAGTG GCAGCGAGGTGTCCAGCCCCGGCGCCGGGGGCAGCAGCCTGCGGCTGGAGGAGAGCGGCCCCGCCTACACCGGCCCCTTCTGCGGGCGCGCCCGCGTCCACACCGACTTCACCCCCAGCCCCTACGACAGGGACTCGCTCAAGCTGCGG AAAGGAGACATCATCGGCATCATCGAGAAGCCGCCCATGGGCACCTGGACGGGGCTGCTCAACAACAGGGTGGGCTCCTTCAAGTTCATCTATGTGGATGTCATCCCTGAGGAGCCTCTCCCTGCCCGCAAGAGCCGGGGCTCCAGCAAGAGCAAGCGTCTCAAGCCCAAGACCCTCCATGAGCTGCTGGAGCGCATCAACCTGCAG GAGCACACCTCCACCCTGCTGCTGAATGGCTACCAGACCCTGGAGGACTTCAAGGAGCTGCGGGAGACCCACCTCAACGAGCTGAACATCACGGACCCCCAGCACCGCGCCAAGCTGCTGACAGCAGCCGAGCTCCTCCTGGACTATGACA CAGCGAGTGAGCCAGAGGAAGGCGACGGCTCCGAAGCACAGCCCTCACCCTTGGAGCCCAAGGGGGACATTCCCCGGGACTCGGGCTGCTTTGAGGGATCAGAGACCCTAGACAGCAGCCGGGAtgaggctgagctggggggtcccaaggagcagctgcaggatcTCTCCCTGCCAGAGTCCTCCTGA
- the APLN gene encoding apelin — MAAPRWLLALLLLLLLLALAAAGPLSPDGQGAEDGLVRALVRPRGARRGAAQRGGWRRYRRPRPRLSHKGPMPF; from the exons atggCCGCGCCGCGCTGGCTCctggcgctgctgctgctgctgctcctcctcgcCCTGGCTGCCGCGG GGCCGCTGTCGCCGGACGGGCAGGGAGCGGAGGACGGGCTGGTGCGAGCCCTGGTGCGGCCGCGGGGCGCCCGGCGCGGGGCCGCGCAGCGGGGCGGCTGGCGCAGGTaccggcggccccggccccggctcTCCCACAAGGGCCCCATGCCCTTCTGA
- the SASH3 gene encoding SAM and SH3 domain-containing protein 3 isoform X2 — protein sequence MLRRKPSNAGEKEPGHRKLSLQRSSSFKDFAKSKVSSPVPSEKEFNLEENIPEDVCSSPGPDDAARSSGMKLSKKWRAVISRTMNRKMGRMAVKALAEGKGDMEEEGSPCPLSPASSIEEPSHEKVSLSYLEMEEEGHPPLSRQLSSGSEVSSPGAGGSSLRLEESGPAYTGPFCGRARVHTDFTPSPYDRDSLKLRKGDIIGIIEKPPMGTWTGLLNNRVGSFKFIYVDVIPEEPLPARKSRGSSKSKRLKPKTLHELLERINLQEHTSTLLLNGYQTLEDFKELRETHLNELNITDPQHRAKLLTAAELLLDYDTSEPEEGDGSEAQPSPLEPKGDIPRDSGCFEGSETLDSSRDEAELGGPKEQLQDLSLPESS from the exons ATGCTGCGCCGCAAGCCCTCCAATGCTGGTGAGAAGGAGCCGGGACACAGAAAG CTTTCCCTCCAGCGTTCCAGCAGCTTCAAGGACTTCGCCAAGTCCAAAGTCAGCTCCCCTGTGCCAAGCGAGAAGGAGTTCAACCTGGAGGAGAAC ATCCCTGAGGATGtgtgcagcagccctggccctgACGATGCTGCCCGGAGCAGCGGGATGAAGCTGAGCAAGAAGTGGCGAGCTGTCATCTCCCGCACCATGAACCGCAAGATGGGCAGGATGGCCGTGAAAGCCCTGGCTGAGGGGAAG GGAGACATGGAGGAGGAGGGGTCCCCgtgtcccctgtccccagccagcagcataGAGGAGCCGAGCCACgagaaggtgtccctgtcttACCTGGAGATGGAGGAAGAGGGACACCCCCCGCTCAGCCGCCAGCTGTCCAGTG GCAGCGAGGTGTCCAGCCCCGGCGCCGGGGGCAGCAGCCTGCGGCTGGAGGAGAGCGGCCCCGCCTACACCGGCCCCTTCTGCGGGCGCGCCCGCGTCCACACCGACTTCACCCCCAGCCCCTACGACAGGGACTCGCTCAAGCTGCGG AAAGGAGACATCATCGGCATCATCGAGAAGCCGCCCATGGGCACCTGGACGGGGCTGCTCAACAACAGGGTGGGCTCCTTCAAGTTCATCTATGTGGATGTCATCCCTGAGGAGCCTCTCCCTGCCCGCAAGAGCCGGGGCTCCAGCAAGAGCAAGCGTCTCAAGCCCAAGACCCTCCATGAGCTGCTGGAGCGCATCAACCTGCAG GAGCACACCTCCACCCTGCTGCTGAATGGCTACCAGACCCTGGAGGACTTCAAGGAGCTGCGGGAGACCCACCTCAACGAGCTGAACATCACGGACCCCCAGCACCGCGCCAAGCTGCTGACAGCAGCCGAGCTCCTCCTGGACTATGACA CGAGTGAGCCAGAGGAAGGCGACGGCTCCGAAGCACAGCCCTCACCCTTGGAGCCCAAGGGGGACATTCCCCGGGACTCGGGCTGCTTTGAGGGATCAGAGACCCTAGACAGCAGCCGGGAtgaggctgagctggggggtcccaaggagcagctgcaggatcTCTCCCTGCCAGAGTCCTCCTGA